In Microbacterium sp. AB, a single genomic region encodes these proteins:
- a CDS encoding TetR/AcrR family transcriptional regulator — MTQRRFAPAERRRLIVEAARSVIVQRGLAATSLRDIAAASGVSLGTVTYHFSSIDEILSAVVVAESERFYGEVVKAADAEPEPRRALTMLVDPLFSDDADVEAHWRIWSDYWAAVARRPEIADAYATRIRSWEACCARVIRRGVDAGVFAAVDPEEAALKLAAYSDGLGTQRAQGTSGLTAETARAWMGEFTGLLLAR, encoded by the coding sequence ATGACGCAGCGCCGCTTCGCGCCTGCGGAACGGCGTCGGCTGATCGTCGAGGCCGCGCGCTCCGTCATCGTGCAGCGAGGGCTCGCGGCGACGTCGCTGCGCGACATCGCCGCGGCGTCCGGCGTCTCGCTCGGCACGGTCACCTACCACTTCTCGAGCATCGACGAGATCCTCAGCGCGGTCGTCGTCGCCGAGTCGGAGCGGTTCTACGGAGAGGTCGTGAAGGCGGCCGACGCCGAGCCCGAGCCGCGGCGCGCGCTCACGATGCTCGTCGATCCGCTCTTCTCGGACGATGCGGACGTCGAGGCGCACTGGCGGATCTGGTCGGACTACTGGGCGGCCGTCGCCCGGCGCCCGGAGATCGCCGACGCCTACGCGACGCGGATCCGCTCCTGGGAGGCCTGCTGCGCGCGGGTCATCCGTCGTGGCGTCGACGCGGGCGTCTTCGCCGCGGTCGACCCGGAGGAGGCGGCGCTCAAGCTCGCGGCGTACTCCGACGGGCTCGGCACGCAGCGCGCCCAGGGCACATCCGGCCTCACCGCCGAGACGGCGCGGGCGTGGATGGGGGAGTTCACGGGCCTGCTGCTCGCGCGCTGA
- a CDS encoding beta-class carbonic anhydrase: MSVLTEVLSANEAYAESFGDKAALALPPARGFAILTCMDARLDPAKYAGLSEGDAHVIRNAGGRASDDAIRSLVISYKLLGTKEWFVIHHSDCGMEFFTDDVIRGLLASSLETAALGSDGFTDVGEGPGAREGDYIDWLTISDQVESVTEDVRRIREHPLVPGRIPIHGYIYAVSTGRLIEVPEATEVGAAR, from the coding sequence ATGTCCGTTCTCACCGAAGTCCTGTCCGCCAACGAGGCCTACGCCGAGTCGTTCGGCGACAAGGCCGCCCTCGCCCTGCCGCCCGCCCGCGGCTTCGCCATCCTGACCTGCATGGATGCGCGCCTCGATCCCGCGAAGTACGCGGGTCTCTCGGAAGGCGACGCCCACGTCATCCGCAACGCCGGAGGGCGTGCGTCGGACGACGCCATCCGCTCGCTCGTCATCTCGTACAAGCTCCTCGGCACGAAGGAGTGGTTCGTCATCCACCACAGCGACTGCGGCATGGAGTTCTTCACGGACGACGTGATCCGCGGACTGCTCGCGAGCAGCCTCGAGACCGCCGCGCTGGGCTCCGACGGCTTCACCGACGTCGGCGAGGGTCCGGGCGCGCGTGAAGGGGACTATATCGACTGGCTGACGATCTCCGACCAGGTCGAGAGCGTCACGGAAGACGTGCGGCGGATCCGAGAGCACCCCCTCGTCCCGGGCCGCATCCCCATCCACGGCTACATCTACGCCGTGTCGACGGGTCGCCTGATCGAGGTGCCCGAGGCCACGGAGGTCGGCGCGGCGCGATAG
- the glgA gene encoding glycogen synthase, producing MRVDLLSREYPPEVYGGAGVHVAELVRALRRDIEVVVRAFGAPRDEPGVFSYATPAGLEDANGALQTMGADLAIARDVAGADLVHSHTWYANLAGRVAQLLHGIPHVATAHSLEPLRPWKAEQLGGGYRLSSWIERDALASADAVVAVSEGMRRDLLRVYPELEPDRVRVVYNGIDLDGWRRVDDGDAVRALGVDPDRPSIVFVGRITRQKGLPYLLRAARSLPGDVQLVLCAGAPDTPEIMAEVEGLVAELRVERDGVVWIDRHLPRPELTALLSAATTFVCPSVYEPLGIVNLEAMACGAPVVGTGTGGIPEVVADGVTGAIVPLDQADDGTGTPLDPVRFVADLADALAEMVSDPARARALGEAGRERAEREFSWDAIADRTRALYADVLV from the coding sequence ATGCGCGTCGATCTGCTCTCCCGTGAATACCCGCCGGAGGTGTACGGCGGCGCCGGCGTGCACGTCGCGGAGCTCGTCAGGGCGCTGCGCCGGGACATCGAGGTGGTCGTGCGCGCGTTCGGGGCTCCGCGGGACGAGCCCGGAGTGTTCTCCTATGCGACGCCCGCCGGCCTGGAGGACGCCAACGGCGCGCTGCAGACGATGGGCGCCGACCTCGCGATCGCCCGCGACGTCGCGGGCGCGGACCTCGTCCACTCGCACACCTGGTACGCGAACCTCGCGGGACGCGTCGCCCAGCTGCTGCACGGCATCCCGCACGTCGCCACCGCCCACAGTCTCGAGCCGCTGCGTCCGTGGAAGGCCGAGCAGCTGGGCGGCGGGTACCGCCTGTCGAGCTGGATCGAGCGCGACGCGCTGGCCTCCGCCGACGCCGTCGTGGCCGTGAGCGAGGGCATGCGGCGCGACCTGCTGCGCGTGTATCCCGAGCTGGAGCCCGATCGCGTCAGGGTCGTCTACAACGGCATCGACCTCGACGGCTGGCGGCGCGTGGACGACGGCGACGCCGTGCGGGCGCTGGGCGTCGACCCCGATCGCCCGTCGATCGTCTTCGTCGGGCGGATCACCCGGCAGAAGGGCCTGCCCTACCTGCTGCGCGCCGCGCGATCCCTGCCCGGTGACGTGCAGCTCGTGCTGTGCGCGGGCGCGCCCGACACCCCCGAGATCATGGCGGAGGTGGAGGGCCTCGTCGCCGAGCTGCGCGTGGAGCGCGACGGCGTCGTCTGGATCGACCGGCATCTCCCCCGCCCGGAGCTCACGGCCCTGCTGAGCGCCGCCACGACGTTCGTGTGCCCTTCCGTCTACGAGCCGCTCGGCATCGTGAACCTCGAGGCGATGGCCTGCGGCGCACCCGTCGTCGGCACCGGCACGGGCGGCATCCCCGAGGTCGTCGCCGACGGCGTGACGGGCGCGATCGTGCCGCTCGATCAGGCCGACGACGGCACGGGAACCCCCCTCGATCCTGTGCGGTTCGTGGCGGACCTCGCCGACGCTCTCGCCGAGATGGTGTCGGACCCCGCCCGGGCCCGGGCACTCGGCGAAGCAGGTCGCGAGCGCGCAGAGCGCGAGTTCTCGTGGGATGCGATCGCCGACCGCACGCGCGCGCTGTACGCCGACGTGCTCGTCTGA